Proteins from one Pseudoliparis swirei isolate HS2019 ecotype Mariana Trench chromosome 22, NWPU_hadal_v1, whole genome shotgun sequence genomic window:
- the dcst2 gene encoding DC-STAMP domain-containing protein 2: MTSDVIVQVKRGGVRKTVRGVLKRSSGRSELGRWRKVRGHLVEAGSSLAAFVSGLLLASVFGGVALFLQKQPPWSCACTTLAVAVPAAFGMGLSAGVRADVSVLLPTMCSAKGKHFLLFLFVSVLLAGPLDNTLENTERAAASLMCGAELAANQTQELMQRAATPLLSALSSIREISSNAHAAAGRVQRFIGALTDSVRHVARTLRNVLHFLVDIGDMCNATLGSPYRKCRALFAEARADCSDLLGEFDFLCDIVDGFLPLCSIARAGELFCSIPAFIAGHLKRRLAAPAVAVFERMKREFDFNLSATATFDLDANSSRSLQQAAQDIMEEVSSELHAVQELRAPLAYGGLALLAWAFLRAVRYRYRYLRELDFDNVYISAQFKELNQQVTSGGGASVLPITRREAKTYITPLSCQLTSGERRAVWRGVASVLKHLVMGGLLVALDFLVFWMLDQVHHQVKGDVVARAPVTVAVQVNGSGYAADIFRDVAASFSVLQRGNVTALSRRCLVEPSRPDHAAGFTLGFLLGLALLVSLTGGFMQRCRRLICAAYHPEREKERIQFLRQKILDQRTTMGRALRRLPGGAHLSHLLGGPSGCCLSCGGGVGPCEDAQCPDHEQPDPETETCSCGAGSDVSLDSDSELSEADMTYQNRPGSEDSDSSSGSASSPLEAVIIHRPDSPGPGPQILIQNRLLV, from the exons ATGACAAGTGATGTCATAGTCCAGGTGAAAAGAGGCGGAGTCAGGAAGACCGTCAGAGGAGTCCTGAAGAG gtcttcaGGACGCTCTGAGCTTGGCAGGTGgaggaaggtcagaggtcacctggtGGAGGCGGGCAGCAGCCTGGCGGCCTTCGTCTCCGGGCTGCTGCTGGCGTCGGTCTTCGGGGGCGTCGCCCTCTTCCTGCAGAAACAGCCTCCGTGGTCGTGCGCCTGCACCACGCTGGCCGTGGCCGTGCCGGCGGCGTTCGGCATGGGGCTGTCGGCCGGCGTCCGGGCCGACGTGTCCGTGCTGCTGCCGACCATGTGCTCAG CCAAGGGGAAGCACTTCCTGCTCTTCCTGTTCGTGTCCGTGCTGCTCGCCGGTCCTCTGGACAACACGCTGGAGAACACGGAGCGGGCCGCCGCCAGCTTGATGTGCGGCGCCGAgctggcagccaatcagacgcAGGAGCTGATGCAAAGGGCAGCCACACCCCTTTTAT CGGCGCTCAGCAGCATCAGAGAGATCAGCAGCAACGCTCACGCCGCAGCGGGCCGCGTGCAGCGCTTCATCGGCGCGCTGACGGACAGCGTGCGCCACGTCG ctcgCACGCTGAGGAACGTGCTCCACTTCCTGGTGGACATCGGCGACATGTGCAACGCCACGCTGGGCTCCCCGTACAGGAAGTGCCGGGCGCTGTTCGCCGAGGCGCGAGCCGACTGCTCCGACCTGCTCGGGGagtttgacttcctgtgtgacaTCGTGGACGGCTTCCTGCCGCTGTGCAGCATCGCCCGCG ccgGCGAGCTCTTCTGCTCCATCCCCGCCTTCATCGCCGGACACCTGAAGCGGCGCCTGGCGGCTC CCGCCGTGGCCGTGTTTGAACGAATGAAGCGGGAGTTTGACTTCAACCTGTCGGCCAcggcgacctttgacctggaCGCCAACAGCAGCCGCTCGCTGCAGCAGGCGGCCcaggacatcatggaggaggtTTCATCAGAGCTGCACGCGGTCCAGGAGCTGAGGGCGCCGCTGGCGTACGGCGGCCTGGCGCTGCTGGCCTGGGCCTTCCTGAG ggcagtgaggtacaggtacaggtatcTCCGTGAGCTCGACTTTGATAACGTCTACATCAGCGCTCAGTTCAAAGAGCTCAACCAACAGGTGacctcagggggcggggcttcagtcCTGCCAATCACACGCAGGGAGGCCAAGACCTACATCACACCAT TGTCGTGTCAGCTGACGTCAGGTGAGCGGCGTGCGGTGtggaggggcgtggcctcggTCCTCAAACACCTGGTGATGGGCGGCCTGCTGGTGGCGCTAGACTTCCTGGTGTTCTGGATGCTGGACCAGGTGCACCACCAGGTGAAGGGGGACGTGGTGGCCCGAG ccCCCGTCACCGTGGCGGTGCAGGTGAACGGGTCGGGTTACGCCGCCGACATCTTCCGGGACGTGGCGGCGTCCTTCAGCGTGCTGCAGCGGGGGAACGTCACGGCGCTCAGCAGGAGGTGCCTGGTGGAGCCGTCACGGCCCGACCACGCCGCCGGCTTCACCCTGG GGTTCCTGTTGGGTCTGGCTCTGCTCGTCTCTCTGACTGGAGGATTCATGCAGCGCTGCAGACGACTGATCTGTGCTGCCTaccacccagagagagagaag GAGAGGATCCAGTTCCTTCGGCAGAAGATCCTGGATCAAAGGACAACAATGGGGAGAGCCCTGAGGAG GTTACCTGGAGgggctcacctgtctcacctgctgGGGGGCCCCTCAGGCTGCTGTCTGTCCTGTGGAGGGGGCGTGGGCCCCTGTGAGGACGCGCAGTGTCCAG aCCACGAGCAGCCGGACCCAGAGACCGAGACCTGTAGTTGCGGAGCAGGAAGTGACGTCAGCCTGGACTCTGACTCGGAGCTCAG TGAAGCAGACATGACGTACCAGAACCGACCCGGGTCAGAGGacagtgactcctcctctggctccgcctcctcgcctcTCGAAGCCGTCATCATACACAGACCAGACTCCCCAGGACCCGGTCCCCAGATCCTGATCCAGAACCGTCTGCTAGTTTGA